From the Quercus lobata isolate SW786 chromosome 6, ValleyOak3.0 Primary Assembly, whole genome shotgun sequence genome, one window contains:
- the LOC115995298 gene encoding dol-P-Glc:Glc(2)Man(9)GlcNAc(2)-PP-Dol alpha-1,2-glucosyltransferase-like isoform X1: protein MGKVAVAVIVSLWVISISILVNHIVPEPYMDEIFHIPQAQQYCIGNFRSWDPMITTPPGLYYLSLVHVASLFPGMSIVQAASSFSEVCTTAILRSVNGVLAVLCSILVYDIITLLRPTFSEGKATISAVVLALYPLHWFFTFLYYTDVASLTAVLAMYLACLKKNYWLSAVLGALAVVIRQTNIVWMLFVACTGVINVTLVRPRDNVEVNDIDTAIRKSNRSTSNDDVTSGSNLRLRKFSNSLGTDKHSMPSASLVSTNHSSGLLDEVKVIFLALWYMKWELLVSFSPFLVVFVAFLAFIRWNGSVVLGAKEAHTVSPHFAQIMYFGLVSALAVAPLHCSKGQVVDLFRSFWKRRLISFFQVFVAVIAGFFSVHFFSIAHPYLIADNRHYPFYLWRKVINAHWSMKYLLVPPYVYSWFSIFITLGRVQRKIWVLAFFLATAAVLVPAPLIEFRYYTIPFYFIVLHSHINDYQSWLLMGLLYLAVNIFTMMIFLFRPYHWDHELGIQRFIW from the exons atgggaaAAGTAGCTGTGGCAGTGATTGTGAGTTTGTGGGTCATTTCTATCTCTATCCTTGTTAACCATATAGTTCCTGAGCCTTACATG GATGAAATATTCCACATACCTCAAGCACAACAGTACTGCATTGGCAATTTCAGAAGCTGGGATCCCATGATTACCACCCCTCCTGGCCT GTACTACCTTTCACTTGTCCATGTTGCTTCTTTGTTTCCAGGCATGTCTATAGTACAAGCAGCCTCATCATTTTCTGAAGTTTGCACCACTGCGATTCTTCGATCTGTAAATGGTGTTTTGGCAGTATTATGCAGTATTCTTGTGTATGACATTATTACCCTCTTGAGACCAACTTTTAGCGAAGGAAAAGCAACAATTTCTGCAGTGGTCCTAGCTTTATATCCCCTTCACTGGTTCTTCACTTTTCTCTATTATACAGATGTTGCATCGCTTACTGCAGTGCTTGCTATGTATCTTGCATGTTTGAAGAAGAATTACTGGTTAAGTGCAGTG CTTGGTGCCTTGGCTGTTGTCATTCGTCAGACAAATATAGTTTGGATGCTTTTCGTTGCATGCACTGGGGTTATAAATGTTACTCTGGTCCGTCCAAGAGATAATGTCGAAGTAAATGATATCGACACAGCTATCAGGAAGTCTAATCGATCAACTTCCAACGATGATGTTACATCAGGGTCAAATTTGAGACTGCGAAAGTTCAGTAATTCCCTGGGTACTGATAAACATTCTATGCCTAGTGCAAGCTTGGTTTCAACAAACCACTCATCAG GTTTACTTGATGAGGTCAAGGTCATCTTTTTAGCATTATGGTATATGAAGTGGGAGCTTTTGGTTTCCTTTAGTCCTTTTCTCGTGGTATTTGTGGCTTTTTTGGCTTTTATCCGTTGGAATGGGAGTGTAGTTCTAG GTGCAAAAGAAGCTCACACAGTTTCTCCACATTTTGCACAGATCATGtattttggtttggtttctGCTCTTGCTGTGGCTCCTTTACACTGCAGCAAAGGTCAAGTTGTGGACCTGTTCCGGTCATTTTGGAAGAGAAGGCTCATCAGTTTCTTTCAAGTTTTCGTAGCTGTTATTGCTGGCTTCTTTTCTGTACATTTTTTCAG CATAGCTCATCCCTATCTTATTGCTGATAATCGACATTACCCATTCTATCTCTGGCGGAAGGTCATCAATGCTCATTGGTCAATGAAATACCTTCTAGTCCCGCCTTATGTTTATTCATGGTTTTCCATCTTCATTACATTGG GGAGAGTTCAGAGGAAGATATGGGTGTTAGCATTTTTCTTGGCTACTGCTGCAGTTCTGGTACCTGCTCCATTGATTGAGTTCAGATACTATACGATTCCATTCTATTTCATAGTACTTCACTCCCACATTAATGATTATCAAAGCTGGCTTCTCATGGGACTTCTATATCTAGCCGTCAACATCTTCacaatgatgatttttttgttcCGGCCATACCATTGGGACCATGAGCTTGGGATCCAGAGGTTTATATGGTAG
- the LOC115995298 gene encoding dol-P-Glc:Glc(2)Man(9)GlcNAc(2)-PP-Dol alpha-1,2-glucosyltransferase-like isoform X3, which yields MGKVAVAVIVSLWVISISILVNHIVPEPYMDEIFHIPQAQQYCIGNFRSWDPMITTPPGLYYLSLVHVASLFPGMSIVQAASSFSEVCTTAILRSVNGVLAVLCSILVCCIAYCSACYVSCMFEEELLVKCSGKLGALAVVIRQTNIVWMLFVACTGVINVTLVRPRDNVEVNDIDTAIRKSNRSTSNDDVTSGSNLRLRKFSNSLGTDKHSMPSASLVSTNHSSGLLDEVKVIFLALWYMKWELLVSFSPFLVVFVAFLAFIRWNGSVVLGAKEAHTVSPHFAQIMYFGLVSALAVAPLHCSKGQVVDLFRSFWKRRLISFFQVFVAVIAGFFSVHFFSIAHPYLIADNRHYPFYLWRKVINAHWSMKYLLVPPYVYSWFSIFITLGRVQRKIWVLAFFLATAAVLVPAPLIEFRYYTIPFYFIVLHSHINDYQSWLLMGLLYLAVNIFTMMIFLFRPYHWDHELGIQRFIW from the exons atgggaaAAGTAGCTGTGGCAGTGATTGTGAGTTTGTGGGTCATTTCTATCTCTATCCTTGTTAACCATATAGTTCCTGAGCCTTACATG GATGAAATATTCCACATACCTCAAGCACAACAGTACTGCATTGGCAATTTCAGAAGCTGGGATCCCATGATTACCACCCCTCCTGGCCT GTACTACCTTTCACTTGTCCATGTTGCTTCTTTGTTTCCAGGCATGTCTATAGTACAAGCAGCCTCATCATTTTCTGAAGTTTGCACCACTGCGATTCTTCGATCTGTAAATGGTGTTTTGGCAGTATTATGCAGTATTCTTGT ATGTTGCATCGCTTACTGCAGTGCTTGCTATGTATCTTGCATGTTTGAAGAAGAATTACTGGTTAAGTGCAGTGGTAAG CTTGGTGCCTTGGCTGTTGTCATTCGTCAGACAAATATAGTTTGGATGCTTTTCGTTGCATGCACTGGGGTTATAAATGTTACTCTGGTCCGTCCAAGAGATAATGTCGAAGTAAATGATATCGACACAGCTATCAGGAAGTCTAATCGATCAACTTCCAACGATGATGTTACATCAGGGTCAAATTTGAGACTGCGAAAGTTCAGTAATTCCCTGGGTACTGATAAACATTCTATGCCTAGTGCAAGCTTGGTTTCAACAAACCACTCATCAG GTTTACTTGATGAGGTCAAGGTCATCTTTTTAGCATTATGGTATATGAAGTGGGAGCTTTTGGTTTCCTTTAGTCCTTTTCTCGTGGTATTTGTGGCTTTTTTGGCTTTTATCCGTTGGAATGGGAGTGTAGTTCTAG GTGCAAAAGAAGCTCACACAGTTTCTCCACATTTTGCACAGATCATGtattttggtttggtttctGCTCTTGCTGTGGCTCCTTTACACTGCAGCAAAGGTCAAGTTGTGGACCTGTTCCGGTCATTTTGGAAGAGAAGGCTCATCAGTTTCTTTCAAGTTTTCGTAGCTGTTATTGCTGGCTTCTTTTCTGTACATTTTTTCAG CATAGCTCATCCCTATCTTATTGCTGATAATCGACATTACCCATTCTATCTCTGGCGGAAGGTCATCAATGCTCATTGGTCAATGAAATACCTTCTAGTCCCGCCTTATGTTTATTCATGGTTTTCCATCTTCATTACATTGG GGAGAGTTCAGAGGAAGATATGGGTGTTAGCATTTTTCTTGGCTACTGCTGCAGTTCTGGTACCTGCTCCATTGATTGAGTTCAGATACTATACGATTCCATTCTATTTCATAGTACTTCACTCCCACATTAATGATTATCAAAGCTGGCTTCTCATGGGACTTCTATATCTAGCCGTCAACATCTTCacaatgatgatttttttgttcCGGCCATACCATTGGGACCATGAGCTTGGGATCCAGAGGTTTATATGGTAG
- the LOC115995298 gene encoding dol-P-Glc:Glc(2)Man(9)GlcNAc(2)-PP-Dol alpha-1,2-glucosyltransferase-like isoform X2, which yields MKILPCSIYFQMPYQNNTQGLLRSQYYLSLVHVASLFPGMSIVQAASSFSEVCTTAILRSVNGVLAVLCSILVYDIITLLRPTFSEGKATISAVVLALYPLHWFFTFLYYTDVASLTAVLAMYLACLKKNYWLSAVLGALAVVIRQTNIVWMLFVACTGVINVTLVRPRDNVEVNDIDTAIRKSNRSTSNDDVTSGSNLRLRKFSNSLGTDKHSMPSASLVSTNHSSGLLDEVKVIFLALWYMKWELLVSFSPFLVVFVAFLAFIRWNGSVVLGAKEAHTVSPHFAQIMYFGLVSALAVAPLHCSKGQVVDLFRSFWKRRLISFFQVFVAVIAGFFSVHFFSIAHPYLIADNRHYPFYLWRKVINAHWSMKYLLVPPYVYSWFSIFITLGRVQRKIWVLAFFLATAAVLVPAPLIEFRYYTIPFYFIVLHSHINDYQSWLLMGLLYLAVNIFTMMIFLFRPYHWDHELGIQRFIW from the exons ATGAAGATTTTACCATGCTCCATATATTTCCAAATGCCTTACCAGAATAACACACAAGGGCTGCTTAGGTCTCA GTACTACCTTTCACTTGTCCATGTTGCTTCTTTGTTTCCAGGCATGTCTATAGTACAAGCAGCCTCATCATTTTCTGAAGTTTGCACCACTGCGATTCTTCGATCTGTAAATGGTGTTTTGGCAGTATTATGCAGTATTCTTGTGTATGACATTATTACCCTCTTGAGACCAACTTTTAGCGAAGGAAAAGCAACAATTTCTGCAGTGGTCCTAGCTTTATATCCCCTTCACTGGTTCTTCACTTTTCTCTATTATACAGATGTTGCATCGCTTACTGCAGTGCTTGCTATGTATCTTGCATGTTTGAAGAAGAATTACTGGTTAAGTGCAGTG CTTGGTGCCTTGGCTGTTGTCATTCGTCAGACAAATATAGTTTGGATGCTTTTCGTTGCATGCACTGGGGTTATAAATGTTACTCTGGTCCGTCCAAGAGATAATGTCGAAGTAAATGATATCGACACAGCTATCAGGAAGTCTAATCGATCAACTTCCAACGATGATGTTACATCAGGGTCAAATTTGAGACTGCGAAAGTTCAGTAATTCCCTGGGTACTGATAAACATTCTATGCCTAGTGCAAGCTTGGTTTCAACAAACCACTCATCAG GTTTACTTGATGAGGTCAAGGTCATCTTTTTAGCATTATGGTATATGAAGTGGGAGCTTTTGGTTTCCTTTAGTCCTTTTCTCGTGGTATTTGTGGCTTTTTTGGCTTTTATCCGTTGGAATGGGAGTGTAGTTCTAG GTGCAAAAGAAGCTCACACAGTTTCTCCACATTTTGCACAGATCATGtattttggtttggtttctGCTCTTGCTGTGGCTCCTTTACACTGCAGCAAAGGTCAAGTTGTGGACCTGTTCCGGTCATTTTGGAAGAGAAGGCTCATCAGTTTCTTTCAAGTTTTCGTAGCTGTTATTGCTGGCTTCTTTTCTGTACATTTTTTCAG CATAGCTCATCCCTATCTTATTGCTGATAATCGACATTACCCATTCTATCTCTGGCGGAAGGTCATCAATGCTCATTGGTCAATGAAATACCTTCTAGTCCCGCCTTATGTTTATTCATGGTTTTCCATCTTCATTACATTGG GGAGAGTTCAGAGGAAGATATGGGTGTTAGCATTTTTCTTGGCTACTGCTGCAGTTCTGGTACCTGCTCCATTGATTGAGTTCAGATACTATACGATTCCATTCTATTTCATAGTACTTCACTCCCACATTAATGATTATCAAAGCTGGCTTCTCATGGGACTTCTATATCTAGCCGTCAACATCTTCacaatgatgatttttttgttcCGGCCATACCATTGGGACCATGAGCTTGGGATCCAGAGGTTTATATGGTAG
- the LOC115995298 gene encoding dol-P-Glc:Glc(2)Man(9)GlcNAc(2)-PP-Dol alpha-1,2-glucosyltransferase-like isoform X4: protein MSIVQAASSFSEVCTTAILRSVNGVLAVLCSILVYDIITLLRPTFSEGKATISAVVLALYPLHWFFTFLYYTDVASLTAVLAMYLACLKKNYWLSAVLGALAVVIRQTNIVWMLFVACTGVINVTLVRPRDNVEVNDIDTAIRKSNRSTSNDDVTSGSNLRLRKFSNSLGTDKHSMPSASLVSTNHSSGLLDEVKVIFLALWYMKWELLVSFSPFLVVFVAFLAFIRWNGSVVLGAKEAHTVSPHFAQIMYFGLVSALAVAPLHCSKGQVVDLFRSFWKRRLISFFQVFVAVIAGFFSVHFFSIAHPYLIADNRHYPFYLWRKVINAHWSMKYLLVPPYVYSWFSIFITLGRVQRKIWVLAFFLATAAVLVPAPLIEFRYYTIPFYFIVLHSHINDYQSWLLMGLLYLAVNIFTMMIFLFRPYHWDHELGIQRFIW, encoded by the exons ATGTCTATAGTACAAGCAGCCTCATCATTTTCTGAAGTTTGCACCACTGCGATTCTTCGATCTGTAAATGGTGTTTTGGCAGTATTATGCAGTATTCTTGTGTATGACATTATTACCCTCTTGAGACCAACTTTTAGCGAAGGAAAAGCAACAATTTCTGCAGTGGTCCTAGCTTTATATCCCCTTCACTGGTTCTTCACTTTTCTCTATTATACAGATGTTGCATCGCTTACTGCAGTGCTTGCTATGTATCTTGCATGTTTGAAGAAGAATTACTGGTTAAGTGCAGTG CTTGGTGCCTTGGCTGTTGTCATTCGTCAGACAAATATAGTTTGGATGCTTTTCGTTGCATGCACTGGGGTTATAAATGTTACTCTGGTCCGTCCAAGAGATAATGTCGAAGTAAATGATATCGACACAGCTATCAGGAAGTCTAATCGATCAACTTCCAACGATGATGTTACATCAGGGTCAAATTTGAGACTGCGAAAGTTCAGTAATTCCCTGGGTACTGATAAACATTCTATGCCTAGTGCAAGCTTGGTTTCAACAAACCACTCATCAG GTTTACTTGATGAGGTCAAGGTCATCTTTTTAGCATTATGGTATATGAAGTGGGAGCTTTTGGTTTCCTTTAGTCCTTTTCTCGTGGTATTTGTGGCTTTTTTGGCTTTTATCCGTTGGAATGGGAGTGTAGTTCTAG GTGCAAAAGAAGCTCACACAGTTTCTCCACATTTTGCACAGATCATGtattttggtttggtttctGCTCTTGCTGTGGCTCCTTTACACTGCAGCAAAGGTCAAGTTGTGGACCTGTTCCGGTCATTTTGGAAGAGAAGGCTCATCAGTTTCTTTCAAGTTTTCGTAGCTGTTATTGCTGGCTTCTTTTCTGTACATTTTTTCAG CATAGCTCATCCCTATCTTATTGCTGATAATCGACATTACCCATTCTATCTCTGGCGGAAGGTCATCAATGCTCATTGGTCAATGAAATACCTTCTAGTCCCGCCTTATGTTTATTCATGGTTTTCCATCTTCATTACATTGG GGAGAGTTCAGAGGAAGATATGGGTGTTAGCATTTTTCTTGGCTACTGCTGCAGTTCTGGTACCTGCTCCATTGATTGAGTTCAGATACTATACGATTCCATTCTATTTCATAGTACTTCACTCCCACATTAATGATTATCAAAGCTGGCTTCTCATGGGACTTCTATATCTAGCCGTCAACATCTTCacaatgatgatttttttgttcCGGCCATACCATTGGGACCATGAGCTTGGGATCCAGAGGTTTATATGGTAG